Genomic DNA from Accipiter gentilis chromosome 9, bAccGen1.1, whole genome shotgun sequence:
tacctttttttttttttccctgtagagaAAAAATTGCTGGATGCAATAATAATCTGTCTGGCTTCTGGTAACAGAAGCCTGGAACAGCCCAGAAATGTCATATTTAGGGTTATTCTGTGGCAAGGAAGATTGATGGAATCTTTATGATGGGAACTGGCTCAAACTGCCTTTGGTAGAATTTTCAGTAGTCACAAATGGGAACAAAGCACCCAGTTTCCATCGATTTATACAACAACCCTGACATACTCCCTTAATTTTACTAGCTGAGCTAAGGCCCTGGATACATGATCGCCTGTTTGAATGCATTACAGACAAATGTTAATGACAAACTAATGAATATGCATGCATCTTGAAATAATCTTAAttcaaatattaatttgaaattacaAGTTAATCACATTATAATTCAAAATCTGAATTATACTTACTTGGCAGAATTGAGGACTTTTGGAGCAAAGGCCTGAAATAAATATCAAGAGATTACAGAAAGGTCTGAGGAGATCTAACCAGTTCTGAAAATATTAAAGTTGTGTATTTGAAGCATGCAGCGGTAGAATGCATTCCATCTTACCCATTTGTCCTTTGAGAAATAAGGGCCAGatactggtattttaaaaaaatcatatcctACTAGTACTGACAAGTAGAAATTTAAACATCTGGTTTAAGTCTCCATCACCTAATTAGAGATTATATCCTCCCATgctttttggtggtggttgtaGTATTTGGATACATTTgccatgttttattttttgctactGTAAGCCTTCAAGAAACGACTTTCAAAAAGCAACAGAAGGCTACAGAGAAAACAGTGCTCCTCTTTGAAATTCTCACAGCTGTGTTCAGACCGAGCAGTAAGAGCTGGTGCATTGAAATACTCAAAACATGATGAAAAGGGATTTTACTTTTGGGCACCACTTGGAAGGGGTGGAAGCGGAAGCTCTTGGCTGGAACCTCGTCGTCGTTCTGCTGCTGTAGGTTTTTCTGTAGTTTGGGAAAACAAATTGTAGAGTCaagatttcttcagaaatatattGTCCCAGATAAGAGAGTCCCAGTCATTGAAGGAGAGCTGCTTTTATTATTAGgacttttggggtttttcctttcaTGGGCAGCTTGCCATCCTGCTGCTTGCTTTATTAGCTAGTGGCATACCACCAAATTTCTAGGCAAATAGCTGCACTGTGAATGCCTGTAGGAGCTCAGTGGGACACTTGCCTTCTGAAAGGCAAGCTGCATGACACGGGGGAGGATGCTGGGGCAGGCTGCCTACAAGAGCTCAGCCGGAGGAGGTGCGGCTGGCTGGCTGCATCTTACCCTTGTGTtagagagcagctcctgctgagctTTTGCCTGGAAGAGATCCTGCCTTGCACAGAGGCAGGACGCATTTTCTGCCTGTGCGAGGGACTGGCTCTTGCCAGGAGTCCACTCTGCGTGAGGTGGTTCTGGCTGAGTTCAGAATGATGCGCTCATGCtttgcctccctttccccttctccacTTTGAGGACTATATGGCATGTTGCTGGTCCATTTTGTCGTTCGTTGCCCTGCCAGTAACCTCAGTAGTTTTACTGTGACTGCTTTTAGAGAACAATGATATTTGCTGCAGCTAAGGCTGGCCAGATCCAGTTCGAAACTGCTAAAACCAACCCCCCCTCAAAACCTAGAATAAATTGAATGTGTTGGTGtttcatgtttttaataaaaagaaaattaaattctgatCAATGTCAACTTTTTCACAGTAGTGGTGATTATTTACCTTCATTTGCAGTTAAGGTCTCTCTGGAAGGTAAACATGGTTTCTGCAATAAAACAGAAGGAAACCAAATATTAAATGGCATGTCACTTGTACAGCAAGCGTTTATCTTTTTATACTTTTGCGAACCAGTTTACATTCAGAATTGACAGCATCCTGGAGGGATTAGGAGGTAGGGACATGGCCACCCTGTGAAGAGCCTCTAGTTGTATGACCCTGAAGCTTGGGATTTTGCAAAGTAGATTTGGAAAGAATCACAGTTTGGGTATTTGAATAGATGGACAAAAGTAAAAATCTAgagatgtgtgcctttttttttttttttttttaactcccatCAGTAAATTTAGGGTGTAACAAATGGTTCATTCTTATCTCAAGTTCAAAAATGAAGAGTCCATCCCAAATACTTGTGAATCaaaatttgaatattttcatCTTTGTCAAGCTATGCTCACAAATGTCTGAGCACATTTCTTTTTACCAAAAGTTAAACTGTCAGTTTAGCTCACAGTAAAAACTCACCCAACCTttcagtttcaattttttttttttcattttgaaacaatgATGATAAATTGtcagttttgaaacatttttcaaatgaatgTCTTTCAAAGTTTCAACCAGTTCTCTCACTTTCTCCCACAAGAGGTTATGGGATATTTTTGTAATGATGAAACATTTACTGGTAAAAATGACAAATGGTAAAAATGACCAGACAAATTCTGGTAAAATCCCACATCTTTCTTGAGCTATCGCTCTTACAGTAAGTCCGTGTTCCCCATATGCAGCCCTGTATTTTTTAGGGAATACTTCTCAATAGCCTGTGTTCCTatgaatttctcattttattcagTTCTTGCACTGTGTTTATTGTTACATCCTAAAGTATTAAATCCAAACATCCCTTTAATCAAATATTTTTCTCACTGCTTTCTCACTGCTGCCTATTTCAGATAATGGCACccaaatatttcctttctctatAACTCCTCCCTattctttttatgcatttatgtTATACCCAAACTCATGATAAAATTAagttttacaataaattaaaaatcacctGTAAAATTATCATTTGATTATGCAATTACAAGTCAACTTACTGGTGAATTTACCGCATTAgaagttttctttctgcagtttggaggaaaaagaaaaaaaaggagtatgtTACTTAACAGGTACATGAATTCATTTAGCAACTAAGCATCAGGTTCATCGATTCCCAAGATGCTTCTGGCCAAGATGGGATGCATGTCCTTATTGGATAGCTGTAGCAGttgggcaggggtggggggggggaatggggaaagACACTATAGAAAGAATAAAGGTATTAGATGCAATATAGGTACTCCAGAAAGGTACTTATGATAAGCAAGGAAGCTACACTCTGTCCAATACTTAAGAGGACAACTTGGACAGAGCAAAAAAGATTtaacaaaacccacaactttcTGCATTTATAGACATGCACATGCTATTGCTGCAGCATGTCACTAAATTAAGCAAGCCAGCCAGCTTCTGCCATCAGTGGCAGGCAGTGAAGGGCAATGCCACTGGCATACCAACAGTATTCCTccagaaataatgaaataatagcTTGCCTTTACCTAGTCAGGATATGTTTCAtgaacagcaataaaaattgCTCCTGAATTCTGACTGCCATAGGCAAAGATAGGAGTTAGCTCCTAATACACCTATTAGCCTCATCCCCATCAAATTagtagttttattatttttttactcacAGGCCCCTTGGTAACGGAGATGGAGCTGCTCCAATGGGAAGTCTGGATTCTTGTGTGTTACTGAAGCTATGATCTAGAGATGCAAACAACGTATTTAGTATTAGCTGTATCTGAACAGTGGATTTTCCTCACTGCCATTTCAGTGTTAAcgtaataaaaaagtaaaaaaatatccATTGGTTTAATTTTTATCTTAACATGTTTTCACTCTGATTATACCAGAAAACAGTTCAGTAACATTTCTTGCCTGTTGCTGACTGTTACAGATAAAATTTACACTGACAATCTCCACTACATGCTATAGTAAGGTAAACAGTGACATACTGACAATGAATCCCTCCCATATTGCCATGTTTTCAGTACAGAATACTTACTTTCGCCATTATTGTTTGCTTCATGGTCctgtaatggaaaaatacattagaTTTGataagaagcaattaaaaaaggaattattattaaataaatagtCCAGTCTTGGTAATCTGTAGTAatgtttaaagaaatatttgtacAGAATGCATATAATATCCAGAATACTTTTCATCAGCTTTTATGACAGCGTTTGAAAAATTTTAGCCAACGTCAGTCTGATTTCGAACATTCCAATAGCCTTGAAATTGCTTGTAGTATTGAGAAAACTGGCCCTGAATTTTACAGCAAGACCTTTTGGTTCATGTTTCACTTCTGAGCTGGGAAGCAGAAATTTTGCAGCAGATTTGAATATAATAATAAACACATCTTCCATCGAACGAAGGATACCGAGTAGACTATCTTCACCATGCTAGAATTGAAGCAATCCAACTCATTTCCTGGCTTCTTTTGGAGATGCTTTTGTTTGGCTCCCACTTCTTGCCTTTTAGGGAATTGGACTCCCATATAATAAGTACCTTTCAAAGAGGCACCAGTTATTAATTTGTCCGTCTTCATCCACCAGGTTAATGGCTTTTCACTAACGTTGGTCACAGATGCATCCATTCTCTGGTTGGAGAGGTGTAATCCATCATCCAACAGTTGAGGGAGTAAGATGTGGAGAACTTTTTCTCCCAGTGAGCCCAGGCTTTTGAGAGGAACAAGGGTTACGGTTCTGTTAACATGATCACTGCTGGTTAATGTTGAGAATGGACTGAATGAAGGAGCACTTAACAGATGTTTCAGTTACTGTTTTGCTTTGTCAGTGTGCATAGTCAGGGGTGAAAAGGCATGGCACACCACTAGACAGACATGATGCCCATtaccatgtttttctttaaaactgtaagGGCTGGCCACTTACACAacaagcaaagagagaaaagtttGGACTACGCTGGGTAACTCTTTCCTAGGCTGACTTTTGTGCCAAAGTGGGTAACTCCTGGGTACCCAGGAGCTGAATACAGCCATAGTACAGATGAGTGTTTGGGAGCTCCATCCTTGGTGCTGTAACTAACTCAGTGTGTGGCCTCAGCAAAACAATAGTCTCTCTTGATTCTCTGCAAAGCTAGGTCGATAGCCATCTCGGAGGTAACTGAGAATGAATTAATGGAGAGGTTTCAGCTGCAATATGGCACTCAAGTCTGTTCTGAAGCAGGAGTATTCTTGATAGTGCTGATCAGAGTGGAATTTCTGTCTAACGTTCTCccatcaggatttttttcctaatcttaTATTGGTAGGAAAAGCTGAGAAATCAAACCATTTCATAAAAGAGAAATCCTGAACTTGGCACCACTCAGGAATTGTTCAGCGTCTTGCAGGATACAGATATAAATTGGAAGAATCTTGTGATGAGGTGGAAGGGCAAATAAAACGCTGCTGCTGTTGTATGTAGAGGtgtgcaacacccccccccccctaataTTTGGTGTATCTAGAAATAAAGGATCAAAAGCGAGACCATAAGATATTCTTATACCACCTGCATTATGTTACTATAACATCTAATGCTATGGTATGACCCCAAATCCCTAAGTTTAAGTGTTGAATTTCTCTATGTAGTTATTGGTAGACTGGTTATTTCTTAAGGACAATTCAGAGCATTGGGCTGGGACAGAGTTTGATGCACACAGCTTTTGGCACAGATGCTGATGCAGTTACTGTCATCCTCTTTCTTGGTAGTTTGCTCTTCACATGTACCCCTTCTGCTGGCACAACTGTTAGTAGAGCTATGGTGCAGAACAATTTATGGAACTAATCTAGCTGAAAAAGAACCTTTTATGCATTTGCTTTTGCCCATTTTCTGCAGTTAGACAAGTTTCCAAGTAGTTGGCTTCAGAAAACCTTTGTTCCAGCACAGTGGAAGGGACAGACTGGGGACAAGagtagaggaagaggaggaatgaCTTAAACACAGCCTTAGGAACCCAAAGCTTGTAATTACTCCTTCATGGACTGCATTTTCTAGTGATACTGGTTACTCAGACTAGCCAGTGTGACATTTTAGAAGTATTCAATTTTCAGAAAGTATCATTCATCCCCTGAGAGGAATGAGGCTCAAGAAAGATGCTTCAGATTGGGCAAAATCACCCATTGCTACTGAAAGTAAGGTTCCTGGAGTTCAACTGGTATTTTTTagtataagaaattatttttgtggacCGAGACCTATATCCCTTAAAACATTTGAACTTTTTCTTGGATCAATGCAGATGTCCAATGTACCTCTTTTGTCCAAAAGATTAATAGCCACAATTGCAATATTAGATCAATCTGACATTCAGAGTAATCTGCTTCTGTTATTTAATCCAGATAATAAAAAGcatctatttatatatataaaacacagaACAGCCTAAGTTTAACACATTCTTTTATAGTGGCACATTAATTACTTACTGCTTTTGGATGAAGACGATTTCTGGGAAGAggcaaaatatttctggaaaatataCACAATAAGTTAAGATGAGTAGGGTTTACTTATTTAATTGCTTGGCTTAGACAAGCATTTCAAGATCTAGAGAGGAGGTCTGCAGTAAATGGATTTAATTGCAGCTGTGCACTGCTGCAGTGGTTGTGGTGATGCTGTACCCTTAGTGTGGAACTACTCTAGAAGAGCTTCTGTCCTGGACCTCAGGTCCCCTGCAGCTGTGCCCAAGACCTCACTGAACACCGTTAACACACACAGCGTTGTGGATGCCACCTGCTCTTCCTAGTGCATACGGCCTATTTTGTAGTGTGATGTCCTAGATACGAGACAGTGGTTACAAAGCAGATTCCTACACTTCTGGGGACAAAGAGTGAAATAGGCTGCATACTCAAGTCTCCTTTGCCTCTAACTCCAGAGACTTGGAATATAAATCCTAGATTGACTGTGTCCAGTTTCTCTACAAGCAATCCTGTGACCCATCCCCTGCAAAAACATTCCATTTGCAAGGTGCAGAGGTGGGTAATAGGACTTTAAACTGGCTTGCAGAGATGTTTTACCACTGCGCTGGATCCTTAAAGGAGTATTCCAGATAACAGTACCCATTTGGCAAACTGGCTTGAATACTTAAGTTCACAAGGAAATAAGAACTTTAAATTCTCACCTTGTCCAACATCCCTAGCTGTTTTTGTGTCCTGATAACTGCTTATTGTCTGAAGGCTACACAATACAGATGAAGAAATTTTGTCTCTGCTAGTATTTCCTATTGATATAAGCTGCTGTTGACTCACCTGGAAGTATCCAGCTTAGGTGACTCTCTGGTCATGCTGTGCACGTGGGAGTGCTCGGTATTCTGAGCAGGCGTAGACAGAAGTGGCTTAGTGAACCTAGTAATAAAACatagattaaaaaggaaaattatacaTAACAGTAGTGAATAGAAAGGCAACCTCTCTTTCTTGTCTCCTACCCCCTCAAAATTCTAGAAAGTACCCTTAAGAGGTATTTCCTTTTAATATGTGTTATGTTTGGGTTATTGAAATTAACACAGAAATGGACGACAGGCTTTGTGTAGAGAGAGAATTACTGTATCTTCTAGAGAGACAATTATCAAACATACAGTATCTAGatgagaaaacatattttctgacaagttttaaATAATGCACAAACATTCATAGCAATGGGTTACCTGGTTactggtggtggtgatggttttTCCTGCAAGAGACAATGCGCTGAATTATTTGGTCACTTTTTgatttcataaaatacatttgtatGATCCTATTTATGTTATCATAGCCATATCTTATCTTTGCATTATTTCTAGTTAATTATAGTAGTTATTTCTAGTAGAACTCTGCCTGGTAATCTGCACTAGGATGGGAAAGGCAAGAAGTCACCACCAGTAAATCTGTGAAGCCCTGAGCACACTGGTTTGGCCATATGTCATGTCACTACCAGCaagtggaaagaaaattactgtgtCAGAACTGTCATTGCTCCTTTGCTGCAGTTCTGCTTCTGGAAAACATTCCCTTAGGCTGCCGCTTCCCAGACCGGATCACTATCGCACAGGACTGGGAAACTTCAGCCCCTTCCCATTTACTCTATTCTGCAGACCTTTGGCAGCTTTTCTGTGAAGGAAGCGTCAGAAAGTTTTAAGTGCAGACAGAGATTTGTTCCCATTTTCCCCCTTTGAAAGACTGATCATCTTTTTTTACAATCACATTTGTGCCCTGCCTGAGGGCAGTGCGAGTCAAACTACAGAAAGGCTTTACCTCTTCTTCAGGAACCTCGTAGACTTCTataagacagagaggaaaaaaatatgttctttggTTAGCAAAAATATACTGTcagttaccagaaaaaaaactgaTCAGAATTTGTATCAGTTGTACTTCGGCCTCTAGAGAAATAACTTGGAGAATCTGCTCAGAGCTTGATTCTGCCTCCAAAACCCTGGGGTAGCTATACCCCTGGTCATCTAGTGGGAACTTCAGGAAAAGTCCCAGTAGGTCTGATAAACAGTCACTGTATTAATGAACgttgctccccacccccccccccagcctccccgcAAAGAAAGATGAATGCTTGTGTTGTGCAAACCTAGGGCAGTTTGGAAAAGATGTGTTATTACACCTGTGGTAGCATTTAGCCTTTCCTTGACTCTTAGGGAGAAGAGATCAGGTGAATCATAAATACAAGCTAGCTCATTTGCATGGCCAGCATCCATCCCTGAGCTCTGTCCCACAGGTGTATTTTAATGCACAGATATTAAAAGCCAAAACCACCAGCATCCTTATGTATGTCCAGTTTCTTCAATGAAAATTGAATCATATATTTCAACAAATTTCATGGCAGGCTTCATGGCTTTTATTGCACTGAAAAGGGTCCAAGTTCCCACCAGGGggagatgttttatttttttagtaacaCCTGTCAGGAGCTGGTTGTTGCTCGACACTGATTTATAGAAAGGCTAAGatagaaaaaggcattttaagatGTCTGAAAAGTAACTCACAAAATCTTaagtcattcagaaaaaaaaccacttttgtaGTTTACAATGCAAAAGCTAAACACATTGCTAATGAATATGCAAAGACCTTTAAAGAACTGTGTGATCAGCCTGCAAAAGTTACATTCCAAGCAATTAATGAGATGATGAGGATGCAAAACAACTCAGAGTTAGCACAGCTAAGGAAGATTAAGCAAGTATATCTGCACTTACAAAAGCAAATAGGATTCCTGttatttgcttctgcttttgtttctttttccaaataaattgcTCTTTATAGAACTTAAATGTAAACACTGTTATCACAGGACATGCAAAACATCAGCCTATACAGAATTTCTTTAAGGTTGAATCTTGATGTGGTTTTAAACTATTGAGTCTTGATTCCTATAGTGAAATGGGATTACTAACGTACTGAGTCCTGTAATTGTTCTTGCTGTATCAATCCATTTGTGTTCCTCCACTACAGCAAAAgactaaaaataaattagtttgggGCAAATGACTTGTTCTAGTTTTATTCATGTTCAATACAGACTTACTATTCAAGCTAGGCAAACCAACGGCCACAACATAGAAAAACCTAAAGGgaaacttatttttgttttactgaagTATGTAATATGGTTTGTGTTGTGAATACACCAAGTGAAATTTAATATTCCTCAGTCTTAGATTATTTTAACAGTGATACAAACTTCACATACCTTGCATATCAGAAGTAAGAGAAGGCTTTGGAGAATTAGTGGGGGCTGACTTTGTTGTCTTCGTAAATCTGTTCACAGAAgctaaaaacatattttattcatatacatatatacttgtgcatgtgtgtgtatatacacacatatatttatatatacacatatatgtattaaAAACTAACAAAGTAGCATTTTTACAATAAGAACAAATACTAAGGTGGTCCAAATGATATCCTTTTTGTGTAACCTTGAACAAACCAAGTGAGGCAGAAAGCAACTctaattttaaaagggaaacattATTCAGTGTTCATGCCTTGCTGAATAGGTTTGATATGGTCAGTAATGTCAGAGAGCAGACCTACATACCCTTCTCTGTTTACTTTTCACCTTTGGACTTTGGTAGTTTCACTCTCCAGCTAAATATACTTCAAATAGTGAggtgaaaaagagaaatgaatcaAAGTCTGTCTTTATCTACTGAAAAATCTAAAAAGGCTTGTTCTTCTCTTGAGGCACTTCAGCAAACAAAGGATTTTAATGCTATGGCTTCCTTGGATGAGGAGGGAGATGACATACCACGAAAAGCTTCCTGGCTGTACAAGGGCTGGACTTTGAAACAGCTGAGTGAGAGAGGCTGGAATTAAACATGGCTTTCAAtagagttaaaaataattttccttgccCTTGTCATGGGCCAAAGGAGCTGACTGCCTTTTTTCAGGTGGAGTTCTCTTTAGTAGTTGTACCTGCACTCTTTGAACCCTAGAAATAGGCATTAATTTGatccatttttttccactgttgtttCTAACAAGGCAATCATTATTAGCTTAAATGACTAAAACTCACGTCTTGTAGGTAGTGACATACTGCTTTCTGTGGGTTCAATATAGTTATCGTCGTCATTGTCCACTGGCACAATGTAATTATCCTATGAGAAACACAGGACAAAAATCTACCAGTTAAACCTCCATCATATCAACAAACTGCTGGGATTGAAGCCCTGGCAGCAGTTTACACTAGTTGCCATTTCACAGTGACTGCTATTTCAGACATTTATCATCCTACGTGGATGGGATTCCCCAAGACTGAAAACCCTTTACCAAATTACTCCAGTTCTAGACTGGTGGATAAAAGCCCTCCCTTGCCTTTGGTCCTGGGGTAGCCTTTGAGATTGCCCTTTCCCCCGCAGCTTGTTATGAATGAGGAGAAACTATTCTGTGGTCTAAAGAGCCTCCTTGATACTTGAAGTAGGCAGATATCCCCTAGGAATCGGCATGGTACTTGCAGGTCACTGCTTGTGATGTACAAAATGATATGGTACTATACAGACTAAGAAAGGGACCAGGCCGCAGCATTGCTGTGTAGTCCATCTTATGACTGGCGCAGGGTCATCAGTCATTTAAACTGTCAAAACAAGTATACCTATAAACATTACCTCATCATCACTACACTCCTTAGGCTTCGGTGGTACTTTTGGTTTTGCAGCAGGAGGCGGCAGTGGCAGGGATGGCACGGATGGTTTCTTTGGTCTGGACATGGCCGGACTGGCCGTACTTGGGAGAGGTTTGTGGATGGGAGGAAGCTGCTGGTGACTGGTGCGGTTGTCTTTCAATACGGAAGAAAACAGTTTTAGTAAGAATTACACATTAGCCTCTGGACCATCTTCTACTACCTGTGCAAACAAGTCTTTACTGTGGCTGCAGCTCAGGTCAAAAGGCAGACCTGAGCGTATGCTGGTCCCGATGCTGAGACTTATGTGCAAACTGGTCCTATTTGATCATCTAGGGTAGCAACATAATCCTCTGTATCAGGCTGCAGAGGGTGCTTAGACACTGAGTGTTGTATGAACAACTGTTTAACTCCTTAGGGAAAAGGTGGTGGCTGGGTGGTATAGTCCATTAGTTAGTATATCCTGTGCTAGTATGAACTTTGGTGTTAGGAAGTGAGAAAAAACATATCTGacacatgaaaaaaagacaactgttACACAGCACCAAGGGTGGGACTGAAACAGAAATTATGCCAGGTCCTTTGGGGTGTCATTTTTAAAACTCCTCCCCTTTTCAAAGAACACGTAGGTGAAGTGCTGAGGAACTTCTATGAGTACATATGTGGCATTTTAGCACTTTGATGATTATTCTATAACCAGTAACAGTCTTGTATCATACAAAACCGAAAACAGGCATCGTGCCAATGTTTCTTTTCCCCATGGCTCAAATCTTCATCTAACTGAAGCTAACTTCCATTTACTTCAGTGCAATCTGTCCATGGTTGAAAAGaatcaaaacaagaagaaaaaattgcttttatgctGGACTGatgtaaataaaatcttaatCCTGTCCCGTTTTTCAGGATATTTATCCTCCAATCTTGAAGGACAATATGGAGTCAATATTCGGGCTGCTTTGTCCTCTGTTTTACTGCTTTTGGAATAATGATTTGAGATACAGAAAAGAT
This window encodes:
- the BLNK gene encoding B-cell linker protein isoform X6; its protein translation is MATKLPSQEEFENWTAFQVADLLRQFGMPESAVVVEKLGMNGSHFLNISDYELSRFKIMHQPKLQKMVHDIKKNESGIINKFKKFQNEQVALICKTGKDTWDRLKKKPPPSLPQRDYASEHAGNEEEQWSDDFDSDYENPDDHSDSEMYVVPSEENPDDSYEPPPSEQEKKKIPSVFPISRGEYADNRTSHQQLPPIHKPLPSTASPAMSRPKKPSVPSLPLPPPAAKPKVPPKPKECSDDEDNYIVPVDNDDDNYIEPTESSMSLPTRPSVNRFTKTTKSAPTNSPKPSLTSDMQEVYEVPEEEEKPSPPPVTRFTKPLLSTPAQNTEHSHVHSMTRESPKLDTSRNILPLPRNRLHPKADHEANNNGENHSFSNTQESRLPIGAAPSPLPRGLKKTSNAVNSPKPCLPSRETLTANEEKPTAAERRRGSSQELPLPPLPSGAQKPLLQKSSILPKVPEAANRSLGTSPHSSISSISSTADQCYSPYSHFG
- the BLNK gene encoding B-cell linker protein isoform X5, whose amino-acid sequence is MDRLNKLTVPAGEKLRKLQKMVHDIKKNESGIINKFKKLKKKPPPSLPQRDYASEHAGNEEEQWSDDFDSDYENPDDHSDSEMYVVPSEENPDDSYEPPPSEQEKKKIPSVFPISRGEYADNRTSHQQLPPIHKPLPSTASPAMSRPKKPSVPSLPLPPPAAKPKVPPKPKECSDDEDNYIVPVDNDDDNYIEPTESSMSLPTRPSVNRFTKTTKSAPTNSPKPSLTSDMQEVYEVPEEEEKPSPPPVTRFTKPLLSTPAQNTEHSHVHSMTRESPKLDTSRNILPLPRNRLHPKADHEANNNGENHSFSNTQESRLPIGAAPSPLPRGLKKTSNAVNSPKPCLPSRETLTANEEKPTAAERRRGSSQELPLPPLPSGAQKPLLQKSSILPKVPEAANRSLGTSPHSSISSISSTADQDAGVYSKAWYAATCDRKTAEDALYRSNKDGSFLIRKSSGQDSRQPYTLVVFYNRRVYNIPIRFIESTRQYALGREKSGEERFDSVAEIVENHQHTSLVLIDSQNNTKDSTKLKHIVRVS